One stretch of Arachis hypogaea cultivar Tifrunner chromosome 20, arahy.Tifrunner.gnm2.J5K5, whole genome shotgun sequence DNA includes these proteins:
- the LOC140183194 gene encoding F-box/LRR-repeat protein 14-like → MMKLGDDELSLILSHLQDPHDRTSFSEVCKRFLTIHALTRTSIRLIEPDSLHSLLPRFPNLTHFHCSAPLSDNNLLFISKTCPNLKTLNLSFRPSSLHRRTFRHFSHRAISSIASRCRLLSAVSLRRRTGVADAGVAAICAASNHHLRHLDLGRCSLVGDGALEAIGRLNSLQVLNLEGCSLVTDLGLGFLASGPLTKTLKVLVLVECDRITDTGVSNLKSFSSLEELNLAECGPKVTDVGCVAVFEAVTGLKKVNLSWLVNVTDAAVVAMAEHGQKLVAVNLTGCELVSGVGIKAFEGHGCLESLVIPGCHYTSASDLECAVLGCKSLKYVELDKGLMFWLPLDTQEKISRFCDLGWS, encoded by the coding sequence ATGATGAAGCTAGGGGACGACGAACTCAGCTTAATCCTGAGCCATCTCCAAGACCCCCATGATAGAACCTCCTTCTCGGAAGTCTGCAAGCGCTTCCTCACAATACACGCTCTCACACGAACCTCCATTCGTCTCATCGAACCAGATTCCCTCCATTCTCTTCTCCCGAGGTTCCCCAACCTCACCCACTTCCACTGCTCCGCCCCTCTCTCCGACAATAACCTCCTTTTCATCTCAAAAACATGTCCCAACCTCAAAACTCTCAACCTCTCCTTTCGTCCCTCCTCCCTCCACCGCCGCACCTTCCGCCACTTCTCCCACCGCGCCATTTCCTCCATCGCTTCTCGATGCCGCCTCTTGTCCGCGGTTTCACTCCGTCGGAGAACCGGTGTTGCTGATGCTGGTGTCGCCGCGATCTGCGCCGCTTCGAACCACCACCTGAGACACCTAGACCTGGGGCGGTGCTCCCTCGTGGGAGACGGCGCGCTTGAGGCGATCGGGCGCTTGAATTCTCTCCAAGTTTTGAACTTGGAGGGTTGTTCGTTGGTTACGGATCTTGGGTTAGGGTTTTTAGCTTCTGGGCCATTGACCAAAACTCTCAAAGTTTTGGTTCTTGTGGAGTGCGATAGAATCACCGACACTGGGGTTTCCAATTTGAAAAGTTTTTCCTCTCTGGAGGAGCTGAATCTTGCGGAGTGTGGGCCCAAGGTGACGGATGTTGGTTGCGTGGCGGTTTTCGAGGCGGTTACTGGGCTGAAAAAGGTGAATTTGTCATGGCTTGTGAACGTTACTGATGCTGCGGTGGTTGCGATGGCGGAGCACGGGCAGAAGCTGGTGGCGGTGAACTTGACAGGGTGTGAGTTGGTGAGTGGGGTTGGGATTAAGGCATTTGAGGGACATGGATGTTTGGAGTCTCTGGTGATCCCTGGTTGCCACTACACAAGTGCCAGTGATTTAGAATGTGCGGTTCTTGGATGCAAATCTTTGAAGTATGTGGAGCTTGATAAGGGGCTTATGTTTTGGTTGCCATTGGACACACAGGAGAAAATTTCTAGGTTCTGTGACTTAGGTTGGAGCTGA